CTGACTTGGTCACGAAGGGTGATGATGACCCAGCCAACTGGGTGTTTGGGAGACTGCCTGTGAGTGTTTCTTTGCATTATTCTTTCCTGTGTAGTTTAACTTGAACTTCTGGTATTGTCTTGTATATTTTTTGTTCCCATGTTCCTTCATTTGTTTTCTGACGtgttgacttttgtttttgtatgcagtggaagatacaggctgaggttgtgttctttagggttattgaacgtcctgttctaactatgcctcgttttgccggcctagggagtggaacttccccaagatttgaattctcccaggatgttaatactggtgccccctgtagatccaggaggttcttctgccCGTGTGAGTGCTGCATGTGGCGTTTCTTCCGAGAATTTGTTTGAAGTTGCCAATGTTTCTCTGGTTAGGATTGACAGTCTTCTTGAAACTGTTTGTGGGGAGTTGGCTCGTGTTCCTTCAACTGCTGAGCGTCTTAGTTGCATTGATGGGATTCTTCCTCCCGGACACAGATTTGATGCTGAGTCTTCGAAGGGGGTCTTATCTATTGAAGCTAAATTTCTTGAAGAGCTTCGCCAGAGCACTTCCCACCTTCGGACTAGTGTTGGGCTAGctgttcaaggaaatgcaggatgCTTGTTGCCagccttttgaagatgaggcaaGTGTTGTTGTGAGACAGATTCAGAGGCAGGATTCTGTTCGTTCGGGTCGTGAAGGAGGCCACGTGGAGCGTACCAAAGAGGTTTGTTTATGTTGGCTTTTGATATTTCTTTGCAGTAATGTTCAATCTTAGCTTTCAGTTATTACTATTTGTAGTCATAGGCGACCATTATTGATTTCATGTGTCGTAAACTGTTTCTTTTTAGCACTAGTGTTCCTAGGTGACCTTCTCTATTTATAGAACCTGAACTTCAACTGCTACAGCACCTGAACTTCCATGACTGACCCTTTTTTGTTCCCTTTTGTATCTTAGAGTAGTTTGATATCTGACCTATGATTACCTATTTTTTCTATTATAATTAAACAATGTCCAATACAAATGTAGTTTTAAGAAGCGTCTCAACTGGCAAATGGCCTTATTTTCATTTTGAAGGAATATCATAAACCAACCAACAGATACCCATGGTTTTTCGATCATGCTTGCGAAGGCATTCATGATTAAAAAAGCATATTATAAATGCAGCAGTTCCACACACTTTAACAAAACCATTATGAAACATTCAGTGGTTTGACATATATATGAAAATACATTTTGTTATTGATATTAAAGGTGAGGAAAATCATTAATGTTCCATTTTTTGAGTGTGCCACCTACCTTGAAGGGCATGCTACATGGACCTGAAGGTATAGTCATCCTCTCAAGGTCTCTGGTCGACAATATTTGCAGGCATCCTAAATGTACATGAACAAAAGTTAGCTGACAGAAATACAATACATATCCGTTAAATATCATTCTACTAAGGATATCCATCATGCAGGAGGCAAGCAAAGTACATCTTTTTCACATCAAGATAGCTGTATGAGTAAACGGTAGTATGTTTTAATAGTGTAAAACTTAGTCAGACACCCTCAGTCCATAATGAATGGATCCAATAGTTGCAAGTATATGAAAACTTCCATTTACATTCTATCACTTCTCTTAAAGATGCATATCTTAATAACTATCTAAAATAAAAAGTTCTACATATTCTTTCAGACATATAGTATCCTGATATATATTGAGTCCTCTTGTTGTTCTGGATAGATAATAAGCACCACTTAATTCCATAACCCTACTGGGGTAAGTATGACATTCTTAGTATTAAATATATTCATACGTATTTATGGTCGTATATCAAATTGGTAAGCATAATCATTTCCAGTACTTAACTTCACATTGCCGTGCCATAGATGTGCCACCAGCCAAAGGTCAAAAGACCCAATTCCAATGTCAGTTCCTCTAGTAGAACAACAAATCCAAACTCAATGTGAACAACATGTGCTTATATTTGATGTACATGGTAATTAAAATCTTTATTTCTTGTTTGCATAACAGAACTTGTACTGGTTGCAGCAAAATGGAAGACTAAATTTGTTGGTGCTCACAATAGTACATATCACCATGGCACCATGCTCTTTCATCTCTCTCGATGATCACATCTAGGTACTTTTGACTGCACACCATCGACATCCTGTTTCTTAAACAAATTCTCACATATATTGCTTTATTACAAATCTATTTGCTCCATATGATCAAAGCAAAATCGAGGACTCGGAGGCTGGTGCTGAAATTCTGCTCCACTTCCACCTTACAACCCTAGTGCATAAGAACTAAATATTGGTTTGGTGGGCCTTTCATCAAGCACCTAGTGAACAATTAAGAGAAAGCATGAGAGCATGACACCTAGTGAACAGATCAGAGTAAACCATGAGAGGAGAGGCCTCTCAATCTACTACTGCCAATGGAGTCAACATTAACTGGAAAGAAAAAATGTTTATTGTTGATCAGCGGAAAAGAACCTGAACGCAAACCATTAATAGAATTGTAGGTATGCAAATTGCATGATGTAAGAACCATACCTACAAATATTGATCGCAAAATTACAAACGGGACTTCCTGACATCACAAAATAAATCTTTCTTCAACGCTAGCAAATGCCAATTGGGTTATCTCAAATCGAATCAGTATATTTACCtagagatcatgcatggaagtagcCAGGCGAATAATAGGCGACACCGGAATTGCTGATTGCCGAGGAGGTCATGGCTGCGACTCGGCAGGGATCGATCAGGCGAGCCAAGCGAGGATCGGTTTCTTTTGCTGTCAGCTAATGGAATTGATCTGTACGCTCGAATCCTCTCCAATGGGCCGATATTTGTTAAGAGTACGGGCCCATGTCTTGCGTGCCTTTCTTTTATTGTTTTTATCATATTATAGTATCCAAATAGGAATTTCCACGTGATGCCGTCGGAAGCCTATAGGTGTCCTGCCTCTGCACGTTTCGTTTTTTTGAGCTGGTTCCCCTACACGTAATTGTTTTGGAGGGAATCCCCTGCACGTAAGTTTTGCTGTACTTTCCATCATAGTTATATGCATGCAGGGTTGCTAACACACACTGCATGCATATAACTATGTAATTATAACAAGTAAACAATTGTACAAACTAAGGCCGTAATGATCAAACAAATTAACAGTTATAAACGAAAAGATGAACATTGTTGTATGCATGCGTTGATAAATTGATACCCCCCTTAGTGATACAGATTTTATACACACCCGGCCACATTTGACCAAGCATTAATCTAAGAAAAAAGCTTGATGACAAACTAATTACTAGATGCATTGCCAGTGCTGGAATATTAATTGCCGCTGCGATTGCCATTGACCGCGTTCTCGTACATGCCTCTGCTGCTCGGGTAATGCTGCTGCTGTTGGTCTCTCTTGGCTGGCGGGTGGTCTAACTGGTGGCCTCCTCGGTCATCGCCATTGCCCCCACCACCGATCTGTAGCCCGAGGTGGAAGTGGAAcatgccctgcatcgccgccattgtGATGGGCATTGCCTCAGTTGGTGGTCCGGACATCTGATGATCCATGGCGTGCATGATTGGGACGCTGTCCATCTGCGCCGCCGCCCACTGCTCCATCCCGTTCACGTGGgcctggtggtggtgctgctgcgCGCAGCCGTCCGCCGCGTAGGCGCTGCGGGAGCTGCTGTCCGCGAAGAGCAGCCTGGCGGGGAAGCTGAGGCCGAGGCTCGCCGGGTCGACGCTGTCGGCGAACCCGCTGCCGAACCTGGAGTACTGTACGCCGGGCGGCGCGGTTCTGGTGCCGGTGGCGCAAGATGTGCTGCTGGGCGTCGTTGACGTCGCGGACGACGTCCCTTCCACAACGGCTTCGGAGGCGGGCGACGCCGTCTTGGGCTTGGCCCTGCGCTTGGCGTGGCGGCAGTATCCGCCGCCGATGGGCACGTTTCGGAGCGCGCCGCCACGGGTCCAGTAGCGGCGGCAGGCGCGGCAGAAGTGGCGAGGCTGAGTGAGGGAGTAGTTGTTGAAGTAGCAAAACTTGGTGTTGGTGGAATCGCAGCGTGGGCACTCGAGCCCCGGCACCGGCCGCGGCACCCGCGCCAGCCGTGCCCGCTCGGTCATGGACATCCGCTTGCTATTCCCGCTGCCTCTGTCGCCATCCTCAGCACCGACGCCCCATCCGGCCCCGGCCGTGGCCATTAACCCATCGTGATTGCTGTTGTTGCCTCCTCCATCTCCATGACCAGCAGGTGAAAGAGTAGTGGTGATATGAGTGTTACTGCCGATTTGCTGCAGCTGCGAATCAACAAGGAGATGAGTAATTAattatgcatatagccaagatgtaTATGCAACGGAGTATATTCCAAGATATGAATTATCAAACCCTAGCTTAGCTAGTGCACACATATAATATTTTATCATGTATGAACAATATCTTGAGGTATTATACTATTAATTACTAGTAGTAGACAGCTAGAAACACAAGAAAATGATGCATACCTGAAGCTGGTTGTGGTTGGTGTTCCAGCAGCTTGATGAATCTAGGAAGGCAGGAGGGAAGAACATGGCCGGTGATCCAGAGAGTTGTTGGGAGCGGGAAATCAAATGGAATCAGAGTAATAATACAAAGTAAAGGAACGGAATGGTGGAACCTAGAGCCACCCAAGAAGGAGAGACCAGCCAGGATGCTACCACTACCAGCACCAACAGGCAAGAGATGAGAGAGAGAGGTAAACATACACATACTCTCTATATATATAGCCTCTGGCTCCAATTATTATAGTCACTGTTTTCCTTTATTTGCACACGTTTGCTATTTTCCCTGCTGAGTGCTGACGGGGCTGAGAGTGCTACCGTACACGTGCTCTATCTAAAGTTTACAATTAATTTTGATAACTAATTTGCCACCGCACAATAAATCACCCAGGCCACAACATGGAGGGTCTTCTTTTCTTACTCGAGGGTCGATCATCGGCCTGAACAAATAAGTGTTTAATTGCAACCAGGTGGTTTGCAAGCAGTGGAGCAGACGGGTTGGCCCTTCCTAACTTGTTttcattgatgtaatttttctgccTCCGCCACTGTTTGCAAGTATCACTGTTCGATAGTACAATGATAGTTGCGGGTACTGTACCTATCCGGACACATATACGTATGCCTGTCATCTTCATGTCCATCCATGGTATGAAATAGTCACCGTGAATACGATATGACAACTAAAATTCTTTCGCTGAATGTTCTCTTGCGCGTTAACAGTTGAAAATCTAATGCACGTGGAGATATAACAACATCAAGCACCTTCCATGATGTAATAATCAATTCCAAATTATTTTAATTTATGTTTGTCATGTTGACATGGTTGCTACGTGTGCAACACCATTGCGATGTTATCAACCACAAATNNNNNNNNNNNNNNNNNNNNNNNNNNNNNNNNNNNNNNNNNNNNNNNNNNNNNNNNNNNNNNNNNNNNNNNNNNNNNNNNNNNNNNNNNNNNNNNNNNNNNNNNNNNNNNNNNNNNNNNNNNNNNNNNNNNNNNNNNNNNNNNNNNNNNNNNNNNNNNNNNNNNNNNNNNNNNNNNNNNNNNNNNNNNNNNNNNNNNNNNNNNNNNNNNNNNNNNNNNNNNNNNNNNNNNNNNNNNNNNNNNNNNNNNNNNNNNNNNNNNNNNNNNNNNNNNNNNNNNNNNNNNNNNNNNNNNNNNNNNCCTTATAGATGTTTCTAAAATTATTGGATGGGCCTAATAACGACCCTATATTTCAACAAAAGTGACGGGCATTCAAGTCCGATTCAAGTTCCATGGTCAATACGCATGGGCATTTCCTATTCGGCACTTCATGCGCCAGTTTCTTAAAAAATTGCAGACGGGCGCACACCCCCGCTCTGCTCTAGGCCGGCCCATTTCCTTTTTTTT
The Triticum dicoccoides isolate Atlit2015 ecotype Zavitan chromosome 3A, WEW_v2.0, whole genome shotgun sequence genome window above contains:
- the LOC119273326 gene encoding dof zinc finger protein DOF5.1-like, whose product is MFFPPAFLDSSSCWNTNHNQLQLQQIGSNTHITTTLSPAGHGDGGGNNSNHDGLMATAGAGWGVGAEDGDRGSGNSKRMSMTERARLARVPRPVPGLECPRCDSTNTKFCYFNNYSLTQPRHFCRACRRYWTRGGALRNVPIGGGYCRHAKRRAKPKTASPASEAVVEGTSSATSTTPSSTSCATGTRTAPPGVQYSRFGSGFADSVDPASLGLSFPARLLFADSSSRSAYAADGCAQQHHHQAHVNGMEQWAAAQMDSVPIMHAMDHQMSGPPTEAMPITMAAMQGMFHFHLGLQIGGGGNGDDRGGHQLDHPPAKRDQQQQHYPSSRGMYENAVNGNRSGN